In Nocardia sp. NBC_00403, the DNA window GATGCCCTCGACTCTTTCGAACCCACCGAAGTCATCGCCTCGGGCGGGGGAACACGCAACCCCACCCTCATGGCGATGGTGCGTGAGCACCTGCGCACCACAACGCTGCGCACCTCCGACGAACTCGGCCTGCCCTCGGCCGCCAAGGAGGCCACGGCATTCGCCGTACTCGGCTTCCTCACCGTGCACGGGCTCGCAGGCAACCATGCAGCCTGCACCGGAGCGGCACATGCGACGGTGCTCGGGTCTCTTACACCCGGCGCAGCGGGATTCGACTTCCCCGCGACTCCGACCACGCCCCTGCAACGCCTCACGGTGGCGGGGTGAACCATGACAGAACGTGAGGACATCCGCACCCGACTACTCGCGGCCATCCCACAGCTCACCCCGAGCGCGCTGAAGGTTGCGCGGGTGATTCAGCACAACCCTTCGGGCGCCGCGCAGCTGACGGTGAATCAACTCGCGGAGCGGTCCGCGACGAGCACGTCTGCGGTCGTTCGGCTGGCCAAAATGCTCGGCTATGAGGGCTATCCGCAGCTGCGTCTCGCACTGGCCGCAACGGGCGCCGAGGACCGGGCACCGGTGTTCGCCACCGACATCGACGCCGACGATGCGCTGTCGAAGGTGCTGCACAAGCTGACCGCCTTCGAGACCGAGGGGATGCTGGCGACCGCGGAACTCGCCGACCCCGCGACCATGGAGGCGGTCGTCGACGCACTGGTCGGGGCGCGGCGGGTGCAGCTCATCGGAATCGGGGCGTCCGGGCTCGTCGCGATCGACATGGCGCAGAAGCTGACCAGGATCGGAATGTGGTGCGGTGCTTGCACATCCGAGGACGACGCACTCGTGCAGGCGAGCCTGCTGGAGCCAGGCGACGTGACTGTCGCTTTCTCGCACTCCGGCGAAACCGCAGGGGTCGTCGACGCGGTGCTGCGCGCGGTGAGCGCCCAGGCGACGACGGTCGCGGTGACGGCCGGAGCCCAGTCGAAGCTGGCTCGTTCGGCCGCACACACAGTGCTCGTGGCCGGCCGCGAAGACGGATTCCGTTCCGCGGCAATGGCGAGCCGGATGAGTCAGCTACTCGTCGTGGACGCGCTCTACGTCGGTGTCCTGCAGCGCACGCCGTCGGCGCCTGCGGCCTTGCGCCGAACCTATGACGCCGTCGCGGATCGCCGGACGAAGGAGCTGGGGTGAGCCGCACTCGCGGTGCACTGACGGCGTGGGCGAACACCTACGGCGCACGGATCGGGTCGATCTCACGCGGGACACAGGAGGCGAAGTGCACAACATCGGATCATTGACCACCGAACTGCCGAACCCGCGCACCACCGCACTCGACTCGATGCCGCTCGTCGAGCTGCTGGCCACCATGAACGCCGAAGACGCAGGCGTGGCCGCTGCTGTGGCACAAGCAATTCCGCAGATCGCACGCGCCGTCGAGCTGATCGTCGAGTCGCGGCGGCGCGGCGGCAGGCTGATCTATATCGGTGCAGGCACCAGCGGCAGGCTCGGCGTGCTCGACGCGGTCGAATGCCCACCTACCTTCGGCATCGATCCCGGTGAGGTGGTCGGGATCATCGCCGGCGGTCCCGAAGCATTCTCGAAGGCCGTGGAGGGCGCCGAGGACGATCCGGCGCGCGCCGAACAGGACCTGGCCGCAGCAAATCTCACTGCTGCGGATGTCGTCGTCGCCCTGGCGGCGAGCGGGCGAACCCCCTACGCCATCGGGGCGTTGCACTACGGGCGGTCGGTGGGTGCCGCAACCGTCGCGATCTCCTGCAACCGCAATGCCGACTCGAGTGCGCATGCCGACGTGGGCATCGAGATCGAGACCGGCCCGGAGGTAGTGACCGGTTCCACCCGGCTGAAAGCGGGCACCGCACAGAAGATGGTCTGCAATATGCTCTCGACCGCGACCATGGTCCAGGTCGGCAAGGTCTACGGCAACCTCATGGTCGACCTGCACCCGACCAACGCCAAGCTCGTCGACCGGGCCCGTCGCATCATTGCCGAGGCCACCGGAGTTGACGCGCCCACTGCCGCAGCCCTGTTGGATGCCGCGGGCGGTCACGCGAAGACCGCCATCGTCATGCAGCTGGCCGGGGTCGACGCAGCGGCTGCACGGAAACTGCTCGACCGAACGCAAGGATTCGTACGCACCGCCGTTCGG includes these proteins:
- a CDS encoding MurR/RpiR family transcriptional regulator, with translation MTEREDIRTRLLAAIPQLTPSALKVARVIQHNPSGAAQLTVNQLAERSATSTSAVVRLAKMLGYEGYPQLRLALAATGAEDRAPVFATDIDADDALSKVLHKLTAFETEGMLATAELADPATMEAVVDALVGARRVQLIGIGASGLVAIDMAQKLTRIGMWCGACTSEDDALVQASLLEPGDVTVAFSHSGETAGVVDAVLRAVSAQATTVAVTAGAQSKLARSAAHTVLVAGREDGFRSAAMASRMSQLLVVDALYVGVLQRTPSAPAALRRTYDAVADRRTKELG
- the murQ gene encoding N-acetylmuramic acid 6-phosphate etherase, whose translation is MPLVELLATMNAEDAGVAAAVAQAIPQIARAVELIVESRRRGGRLIYIGAGTSGRLGVLDAVECPPTFGIDPGEVVGIIAGGPEAFSKAVEGAEDDPARAEQDLAAANLTAADVVVALAASGRTPYAIGALHYGRSVGAATVAISCNRNADSSAHADVGIEIETGPEVVTGSTRLKAGTAQKMVCNMLSTATMVQVGKVYGNLMVDLHPTNAKLVDRARRIIAEATGVDAPTAAALLDAAGGHAKTAIVMQLAGVDAAAARKLLDRTQGFVRTAVR